Proteins encoded within one genomic window of Plasmodium cynomolgi strain B DNA, chromosome 11, whole genome shotgun sequence:
- a CDS encoding hypothetical protein (putative), with translation MKMSNFSVSVTPSSSPSGSIPNKGCNVNVPTSPNLTNYERGQNIFMGQSANGHDYNLPSNQNMLSHQSVPPGQHPCGNAGNYDTNYDANYEANYEANYGANYDAKYGANYDTNCDVNYDSSYDSRTNGCANENKTNWPSGNSLGSTHCANSMHIGLNNGHPSYVTDGEQILCQAKLFMARKNFDSASGPSGNVAQAVNCGPSSLQSSGHQVAQQKMQQKLQPHLQSNVQSNMPPNVPPNVPPNVQSPPRASNNLRKVNPEQKNANMCNYSLQHNSALNQEHQILSAQNGYCPSSSNSMANGNSPSMLGVPYHPHDNLLTQNVPGIGGANICAKNSSAQGHSNGMAKGTQQNQGAMVSNKMNNSWKGNYDLGKGISAIAANNVLPYANIMNVEGGKKGEESARTTGSNYQNAVDGYDGSYVSKNYGNGNCSGSGHGNVGASCVGGANDPGGNSHSRAVSSGACRSTQYKGNMMTPQNNNSSMGLNMSGKKSEHILQSMNKALSVNGKVERMMEIPQQGAPILNNIEVLSDYTKVQGNFRGSETSALPFSGVNKNGVKFVDPRKGVDSYVAMSGTPLGVAMGSGSGNGSGNGSGSGSGSGSGSGNGIGPYSSVPNFTSAADHGKQVIEVSNTHGSKRDAAAHQSNLLSSHTGGAFLGSALSGSSNIENSLSAGGPNLINQTGSSWTMQNGSGGIGSGVGSGMGSGIGSGIGSGISSGSGLYSVGSNPASNFPSDLNGSAQVPQKIGNFITRGNNANDPSSSSNGGGHSSDNHANGNAPSSYHSHVHSHVHSNMSNNFARDNAEFIKNAKNDNKSSEGGDAFFNGSSGHLSGVLRGGTPGSYASVHGSGYGGGHGSGYGNGHASGHGTSIPNDMSNVSAKKANQQFNVIKNMNMIQSSNYPANAANKHDVQQVNNMSGYHQPHSMKEANNGMTGVLPSSVGGAMVSSSLVSGNMVSGSMVSGNMVSGSMVSGGLANNGQATHFNPYGKVNNNNSADAAKGSYPENGSLNGNKFLSSSKYLNGSSTLNNGTAHSGSLNAPKMSTTGGSSSSMTPQGSPMNTSDKGISSPAHSTNGSYSAKKAFYGSKANTSNLYSSKGGEYPMSSNNGSVKGTAGMYAGSSNGNNNGMHSGMGTTPMNGPNGQVNSLTSALTNTANEIDHLTNNLTNSLSNNMTNNITNNLQIVHNNHITQKINNNISINLSSGINGMKNVNLANINNFKKNIFGPVSVGGMQPAGGVPPMGGMPPMGEVNKGVSKLDSPENFSDSVKFALASNGSMVNTHSASSGGGISGGGSGGGSGSGNGNGSNNVYAGEPAAGKRNGTLPSYYLVNGGGVHGSGVQGSGVHGSGAHGNGTSGTAVNHVGGAQMNANYDLLKMIAKGNNLNPADARKGLAMQRRGVLDSSGATNPYGNPDKFNGSGSRSLVATSHIAQLGMMGKGANGSAPMNSMTSSMYNHFQDAHNQTIVRSPMKMKNATANVMSPGGSMNDSVNNRYVLNSGNGGVGSNHLLMNESTLNNKLMALNRSGGIPEDNGQNGQNGQNCYPAEVNGNHLSSRDYIMSKENMDSHLGKKSELLGTPIGGSRGSPPHLDKNEFPFVGKKKNFNDMHNGSNGIMASSKRGTSQLNKVMQSGNIVSSSGDNSEAMKAMHRGNNLPGIHGTNRVHTSEVNGGVDLMGSRGGSTNGLSSPNHVAMANAPNGANGVNFANGANLANGANLANGAFPAEKESLRTQDMSRLYSKGTSNYGQTTMMQHSGGSDVYGGNVRSGGVGGNFNLNPLGIQIDPSVKSIRGGSNHPHGELYTGKYAAPNDANKYVYGSRDNGNVANYAYGDHGRVGPHASGNYPSVNLNQHNNGSFPNSYEGLSENSKSGHGQHGFNQAMDDDLTHTNDQENPINLKNIININSNFNMLMNSMNMDGVGGLIGMESSNPTGGSCNGKGGSNNPNGGTSNPSGAYYDSRSSGASNQLHKDGMNVAYKKGNNFSRKGSNNTGTVGSTTGSCSGGYSKMVKETNGKNNAVGVMQGQLELSNNGGTNALAVNYSMQNVLSKNGNLNHPRNGSGICPTTSSNGIKLENPNSLLYSISRNVHLPDAASAKSKSKSTAVIATLFEDHHMSMGGGNAALNGGVGSAGGNRKNGLEYKLQSINKEQVQVPMYSGNGNGLNDREQLPQLANMPMGQNNQEMKPIYAKGSYKRKKVDGVGKSNEQQVKNGADLLASPKKARKKKNGDHVNHSSGSSNNETVLKTPQMEMSNRNGSYRSSKVPKGNDNKGECANSTQYMPPSGQSCIEIADEEDTSLGNGAGGKNTAYVEVTSECGIAREEGHIAPGGSGGSGGSGGRTYNLQSAEEHRVVPHVDAVARGSEKSSRWAGTAKGANSINHESPNIEYVHSAYAHTGEGSVNEVGSAAIAARYISPSPGGASPWGTHFNNPSGSHLSPRNWEEAANDKCVNGVSYPSRGLDRSNNNQAKDGTSAEESLNVMNFPSVKNDAKDEQKKNVIEMSIDMSLKNIEESITKYNELRKNKDTQNEENDAVVDVDNNATLANQRANWMNDKRDEHPIAKDCVYTIYSSVEEMFNEPGVGNSNEGLEDRNGDSRSGKADSREQSSPGDGEVCDKSIGEPRIEAPIEVPTESRIEASTESPTEPRIETATEQPAEAPSKPNAEGHAANEPHQREQEGATSRSANEGNIAYDRILLDDVCKVNYDELYMSSGGDHLSDGKGAAKGGEAKEGEAYLTQKGHGDSSTSFTNNTRRNNQTVILPVYNLEGGKRFHVTNRAFNIIEEQKEDKKVKEFEEGDSTTSELDEENRDSEEQDEKGTVHYACGRTTENGDRPFDVVKNCVREDDDSDYTLNEDGGSEEGTNKDGGSGEGPNKGNCSEEGTHKDGGSEEGTRKDDCSEDKIANERKDGKEETPLAETVNEKKSNVIEVHHFRGEHLNEPKKLTLVLSQKMLDELEMIYEKIKKVKCDDGDQINFSVCRRINREEFTAVWSYLTGIMDGSYRKSRKLKIVKLVRSNMLQQVFYEKGEKPKMLTLHFHVNAREEMSDVQGGLVRLETSFITSEATKREMDTLIKGNFDITLDSLSLCTSSVFNMYRSSSNFSMLSTFHGEIIQLHVSSAKACKGIIELHEDASGFENTEKKFLITIRANSPNLQEFFNSFCELIF, from the exons ATGAAAATGAGCAACTTCTCCGTGAGCGTCACGCCGAGTAGCAGCCCGAGTGGCAGCATCCCCAACAAGGGCTGCAACGTAAATGTGCCAACATCCCCAAACTTAACAAATTATGAACGCGGTCAGAACATTTTCATGGGACAAAGCGCAAATGGTCACGATTATAATTTACCGTCCAACCAAAATATGCTGAGTCATCAGAGCGTTCCGCCCGGCCAGCACCCCTGCGGCAACGCGGGCAATTATGACACCAATTATGACGCCAATTATGAAGCAAATTATGAAGCAAATTATGGAGCCAATTATGATGCCAAATATGGAGCAAATTATGACACCAATTGTGACGTCAATTACGATAGCAGCTACGATAGCAGAACGAACGGCTGCgcgaatgaaaataaaacgaattGGCCGAGCGGGAACTCCCTGGGAAGCACACACTGCGCGAATAGCATGCACATCGGACTGAATAATGGCCACCCATCGTATGTAACTGATGGGGAACAGATTTTATGTCAGGCGAAACTTTTTATGgccagaaaaaattttgacagCGCGAGTGGCCCCAGCGGAAACGTGGCCCAGGCGGTGAACTGCGGCCCAAGCAGTTTGCAGTCAAGTGGGCACCAAGTTGCGCAGCAAAAAATGCAGCAAAAATTGCAGCCGCATTTGCAGTCAAATGTGCAGTCAAATATGCCGCCAAATGTGCCGCCAAATGTGCCGCCAAATGTGCAGTCCCCCCCGCGCGCGAGCAACAACTTGCGCAAAGTTAACCCTGAGCAGAAGAATGCAAATATGTGCAACTACAGTTTGCAGCACAACTCTGCCCTGAACCAGGAGCATCAAATTCTGAGTGCACAGAACGGGTACTGCCCCAGTAGTAGTAACAGCATGGCGAACGGGAATAGCCCTAGCATGTTGGGGGTGCCTTACCATCCGCACGACAATCTTTTAACCCAAAATGTGCCCGGAATTGGTGGAGCAAATATTTGCGCGAAGAACAGCTCTGCCCAAGGACATTCAAATGGAATGGCAAAAGGTACACAACAAAATCAGGGTGCCATGGTGagtaacaaaatgaataattccTGGAAGGGAAACTACGACTTGGGGAAGGGCATCAGTGCGATTGCAGCTAATAATGTTCTTCCCTATGCCAATATTATGAACGTcgaaggtggaaaaaagggggaagaaagcGCAAGAACAACGGGAAGTAATTACCAAAACGCGGTGGATGGCTACGATGGCAGTTATGTTAGCAAAAATTACGGCAATGGTAACTGTAGCGGTAGTGGCCATGGCAACGTTGGTGCAAGTTGCGTTGGCGGGGCTAACGACCCCGGAGGGAACAGCCACAGTCGCGCTGTTAGCAGCGGTGCATGCAGGAGCACCCAATATAAGGGCAACATGATGACTCCCCAGAATAACAACAGCAGTATGGGGCTAAATATGAGTGGCAAAAAATCTGAACACATTTTGCAGAGCATGAACAAAGCACTAAGTGTAAATGGCAAAGTGGAGAGGATGATGGAAATTCCACAACAGGGTGCACCCATATTGAATAATATCGAAGTGTTAAGCGACTACACTAAAGTGCAAGGTAATTTTCGTGGAAGCGAGACTAGTGCACTACCTTTTTCAGGTGTGAATAAGAACGGTGTTAAGTTTGTCGACCCGCGGAAAGGTGTTGACAGTTATGTGGCGATGAGCGGCACCCCCTTGGGTGTGGCAATGGGTAGTGGTAGTGGCAATGGTAGTGGCAATGGCAGTGGTAGTGGCAGTGGCAGTGGCAGTGGCAGTGGCAACGGAATAGGTCCCTACAGCAGTGTGCCAAATTTTACCAGCGCTGCGGATCATGGCAAGCAAGTGATTGAGGTTAGCAACACACACGGCTCTAAACGTGACGCCGCAGCTCACCAGTCGAATTTGTTAAGCAGTCACACGGGAGGCGCTTTCCTCGGAAGTGCTCTCTCCGGAAGTAGTAACATCGAGAATAGCTTGAGCGCGGGCGGCCCCAACCTGATCAACCAAACGGGTAGTTCCTGGACGATGCAAAACGGTAGTGGTGGGATCGGCAGCGGGGTAGGCAGCGGGATGGGCAGCGGGATAGGCAGCGGGATTGGTAGCGGGATCAGCAGCGGGAGCGGCCTCTACAGTGTCGGAAGCAACCCCGCGAGCAATTTCCCCAGTGACCTAAATGGTTCCGCGCAGGTCCCCCAAAAGATAGGAAATTTCATCACCAGGGGCAATAATGCCAACGACCCGTCTAGCAGTAGCAACGGTGGTGGGCACAGCAGCGATAATCATGCGAATGGGAATGCTCCGAGTAGTTACCACAGCCACGTTCACAGCCACGTCCACAGCAACATGAGCAACAATTTTGCGAGGGACAATGCTGAATTTATAAAGAACGCAAAGAATGACAATAAGAGCAGTGAGGGTGGTGACGCCTTTTTTAATGGGAGTAGCGGCCACTTAAGTGGCGTGCTGCGAGGGGGGACCCCCGGCAGTTACGCAAGTGTGCACGGTAGCGGCTATGGTGGCGGTCACGGTAGCGGCTATGGTAACGGTCACGCCAGCGGCCACGGCACCTCCATTCCAAATGACATGTCCAACGTGTCCGCCAAAAAGGCAAACCAGCAGTTTAacgtgataaaaaatatgaacatgatTCAGTCGAGCAACTACCCGGCGAACGCAGCCAACAAGCACGACGTGCAGCAGGTGAATAACATGAGTGGCTACCACCAGCCACATTCCATGAAAGAGGCCAATAACGGCATGACCGGTGTGCTCCCCAGTTCGGTTGGCGGCGCCATGGTGAGCAGTAGCTTGGTTAGCGGCAACATGGTGAGCGGCAGCATGGTTAGCGGCAACATGGTGAGCGGTAGCATGGTGAGCGGCGGCCTGGCGAATAACGGCCAAGCGACTCACTTTAATCCCTACGGCAAGgtcaacaacaacaacagcgcCGACGCGGCGAAAGGATCCTACCCGGAAAACGGTTCCctaaatggaaataaatttctaAGCAGCAGTAAGTACCTTAATGGTAGTAGCACCCTCAACAATGGAACCGCTCATAGTGGCAGTTTAAATGCACCGAAGATGAGCACAACTGGgggcagcagtagcagcatgACCCCCCAAGGATCACCGATGAACACATCCGACAAGGGTATTTCTTCCCCAGCGCATAGCACAAATGGGAGTTACAGTGCGAAAAAGGCATTTTACGGTTCTAAGGCGAACACGTCGAATTTGTATTCATCGAAAGGAGGGGAGTATCCCATGAGTAGTAATAACGGGTCGGTCAAGGGCACAGCTGGTATGTACGCAGGTAGTAGTAATGGGAACAACAATGGTATGCACAGCGGAATGGGTACTACCCCCATGAATGGTCCCAACGGGCAAGTGAACAGCCTGACCAGCGCACTCACCAACACAGCGAACGAAATTGATCACCTCACGAACAACCTAACCAATAGCCTCTCAAACAACATGACCAATAATATCACCAATAACTTACAGATTGTACACAACAATCATatcacacaaaaaattaataataatatatcgATAAATTTATCCAGTGGAATAAATGGCATGAAGAATGTTAACCTGGccaatattaataattttaaaaagaacattttTGGCCCAGTGAGCGTGGGGGGGATGCAGCCAGCAGGGGGGGTGCCTCCGATGGGGGGTATGCCTCCTATGGGGGAGGTGAACAAAGGTGTATCAAAGTTGGACTCTCCGGAGAATTTCAGCGACTCTGTGAAGTTTGCCCTGGCTAGCAATGGCAGCATGGTTAACACGCACAGCGCAAGTAGTGGTGGTGGGATAAGCggcgggggaagcggcggcGGAAGCGGCAGTGGCAATGGCAATGGCAGTAATAACGTGTACGCTGGGGAACCCGCTGCCGGGAAGCGGAATGGAACGCTGCCCAGTTATTACCTCGTGAATGGGGGAGGCGTGCATGGAAGTGGCGTGCAAGGAAGCGGCGTGCATGGAAGCGGCGCGCATGGGAACGGCACGAGTGGGACCGCTGTGAACCACGTCGGCGGTGCCCAGATGAACGCAAACTACGATCTGCTAAAAATGATAGCCAAGGGGAACAACCTGAATCCAGCAGATGCAAGAAAAGGCTTGGCGATGCAGAGACGAGGGGTGCTAGACTCCTCAGGCGCAACGAACCCCTACGGAAACCCAGACAAGTTTAATGGCTCAGGATCGCGCAGCTTAGTGGCCACGAGCCACATTGCCCAATTGGGCATGATGGGAAAGGGGGCTAACGGCTCTGCACCTATGAACAGTATGACCAGTTCTATGTACAACCATTTCCAAGATGCACATAACCAGACCATCGTGAGGAGCCCcatgaaaatgaagaacgcAACTGCGAATGTAATGAGTCCGGGTGGAAGCATGAACGATTCAGTGAATAATAGGTATGTCCTAAACAGTGGAAATGGTGGTGTGGGCTCGAACCACCTACTGATGAACGAGTCGACGCTGAATAATAAGTTAATGGCTCTGAACAGAAGTGGAGGGATACCCGAAGACAACGGCCAGAACGGTCAGAATGGCCAGAATTGCTACCCTGCAGAGGTGAACGGAAATCACCTAAGTAGTAGAGACTACATAATGAGTAAAGAAAATATGGATTCACATTtgggcaaaaaaagtgaactgTTAGGCACACCTATCGGGGGTAGTAGGGGATCTCCACCCCACttggataaaaatgaatttccctttgtgggaaaaaaaaaaaatttcaatgaCATGCATAATGGCAGTAATGGGATAATGGCTAGCTCGAAAAGGGGCACTAGCCAGTTAAACAAGGTTATGCAATCTGGCAACATCGTTAGCAGCAGTGGTGATAATAGTGAAGCTATGAAGGCTATGCACAGGGGAAACAACTTGCCAGGTATTCACGGCACAAATCGGGTGCACACGTCTGAGGTGAATGGTGGAGTCGATTTGATGGGCTCCCGTGGCGGTAGCACCAATGGGTTGAGCAGCCCGAACCATGTAGCTATGGCGAACGCGCCGAATGGAGCGAATGGAGTGAATTTTGCTAATGGAGCGAACTTGGCTAATGGAGCGAACTTGGCTAATGGAGCGTTCCCCGCGGAGAAGGAAAGCTTGCGGACGCAAGACATGAGCAGACTGTACAGCAAAGGTACCTCGAACTATGGGCAGACGACGATGATGCAGCACAGCGGGGGCAGCGATGTCTACGGCGGAAACGTCCGAAGTGGTGGCGTTGGCGGTAATTTTAACTTGAACCCACTGGGAATCCAAATTGATCCCAGCGTGAAAAGCATACGTGGTGGAAGTAACCACCCCCATGGGGAGCTATACACTGGTAAGTATGCCGCTCCAAATGATGCGAATAAGTATGTGTATGGCAGTAGGGACAACGGAAACGTCGCGAACTATGCGTATGGAGACCACGGGAGGGTGGGTCCCCATGCTAGTGGAAACTACCCCAGTGTAAATCTTAACCAGCACAACAATGGCAGTTTCCCCAATTCGTATGAAGGTCTATCCGAAAATAGCAAAAGCGGCCATGGGCAGCACGGGTTCAACCAGGCAATGGATGATGATCTCACACACACCAACGATCAGGAGAATCCcattaacttaaaaaatattattaacattaacagtaattttaatatgctaATGAATAGCATGAACATGGATGGGGTGGGCGGACTAATCGGCATGGAGAGCAGCAACCCCACTGGGGGTAGTTGCAATGGCAAGGGGGGCAGTAACAACCCCAATGGGGGTACTAGCAATCCCAGTGGTGCGTATTATGACAGCAGGAGTAGTGGTGCGAGTAATCAGCTACACAAGGACGGTATGAACGTGGCTTATAAGAAGGGGAATAACTTCTCGAGGAAGGGAAGCAACAACACTGGTACTGTTGGGTCTACCACGGGGTCCTGCTCCGGTGGGTacagcaaaatggtgaaggagACCAACGGGAAGAATAACGCAGTTGGTGTGATGCAGGGACAGTTGGAGTTAAGTAATAATGGTGGAACAAATGCCTTGGCAGTGAATTATTCCATGCAGAATGTActtagcaaaaatggaaatttaaaTCACCCTAGGAATGGGTCAGGTATCTGCCCTACTACATCTTCCAATGGAATCAAATTAGAGAACCCAAACAGTTTGCTCTACAGCATAAGTAGGAATGTGCATCTACCAGATGCTGCGAGCGCCAAATCGAAATCTAAGTCGACAGCTGTGATTGCCACTTTGTTTGAAGACCATCACATGTCGATGGGTGGAGGAAATGCGGCTCTGAATGGAGGAGTGGGCAGTGCAGGTGGGAATAGGAAGAACGGTCTCGAGTATAAGTTGCAAAGTATAAATAAGGAGCAAGTCCAAGTTCCCATGTATAGCGGTAATGGGAATGGCCTTAATGACCGGGAACAACTCCCCCAGCTAGCCAATATGCCCATGGGACAGAATAATCAAGAGATGAAACCTATATATGCAAAAGGTTCctataagagaaaaaaagtcgATGGTGTAGGAAAATCGAATGAACAACAGGTGAAGAATGGTGCAGATTTGTTGGCTAGTCCTAAGAaggcaagaaaaaagaagaatggTGACCATGTGAACCATTCCTCGGGGTCATCCAATAATGAGACAGTATTGAAGACCCCTCAGATGGAAATGAGTAACAGGAATGGCTCTTACAGGAGTTCCAAGGTACCTAAGGGTAATGACAATAAGGGTGAATGTGCCAACAGTACGCAGTACATGCCCCCCAGCGGACAATCGTGTATCGAAATTGCGGACGAGGAAGACACGTCGCTTGGGAACGGcgcaggggggaaaaacacggCCTACGTGGAAGTAACTAGTGAGTGTGGAATTGCGAGGGAGGAGGGCCACATTGCACCGGGGGGGAGCGGTGGTAGCGGAGGTAGCGGTGGTAGGACGTACAACCTGCAGAGTGCTGAAGAGCATCGCGTAGTACCCCACGTGGATGCAGTGGCAAGAGGATCAGAAAAGAGCAGCAGATGGGCAGGTACTGCAAAGGGTGCAAATAGCATCAATCATGAAAGTCCAAATATCGAATATGTTCATTCAGCTTATGCGCACACAGGTGAAGGAAGTGTTAATGAGGTAGGCTCAGCAGCCATTGCAGCAAGATAcatttctccttctcctggTGGGGCATCTCCATGGGGAACCCATTTCAACAATCCATCAGGTTCTCACCTTTCCCCACGCAATTGGGAGGAAGCGGCTAATGACAAGTGTGTAAATGGTGTTTCGTATCCAAGCCGTGGACTCGATAGGAGTAACAACAACCAAGCGAAGGACGGCACTTCTGCGGAGGAGAGTCTCAACGTGATGAATTTCCCcagtgtaaaaaatgatgcaaaggatgagcagaagaagaatgTCATCGAAATGAGCATTGACATGTCACTCAAAAACATAGAGGAGTCCATTACCAAATATAAtgaattgagaaaaaataaggacacgcaaaatgaggaaaacgaTGCCGTAGTAGATGTAGATAATAATGCCACTTTGGCTAACCAGCGTGCCAACTGGATGAATGACAAAAGGGATGAACATCCAATCGCTAAGGACTGTGTATATACTATTTATTCCTCTGTAGAAGAAATGTTTAACGAACCTGGTGTAGGCAATTCGAATGAAGGGCTTGAGGACAGAAATGGGGATAGCCGTTCGGGCAAGGCGGACAGCAGGGAACAGAGCAGCCCTGGCGATGGGGAGGTGTGCGATAAATCGATTGGCGAACCGCGCATAGAAGCGCCCATAGAAGTGCCCACCGAATCGCGCATAGAAGCGTCCACCGAATCGCCCACCGAACCGCGCATAGAAACGGCAACTGAACAGCCTGCCGAAGCGCCGAGCAAACCCAACGCGGAGGGTCATGCGGCGAACGAACCCCACCAGAGGGAACAAGAAGGGGCAACGAGCAGAAGTGCCAACGAGGGGAACATCGCGTACGATAGGATACTGCTGGACGATGTGTGTAAGGTGAACTATGACGAACTGTATATGAGTAGCGGCGGGGATCATCTGAGCGATGGGAAGGGAGcagcaaaggggggagaggcaaaggagggagaagcatACCTGACACAGAAGGGACATGGCGATAGTAGTACCTCCTTTACGAATAATACGAGGAGGAATAATCAAACGGTCATTCTGCCCGTGTATAATttggaagggggaaaaagattTCACGTAACAAATAGAGCTTTTAACATTATTGAAGAACAAAAGGAGGataaaaaggtgaaagaaTTTGAGGAAGGTGATTCCACTACAAGCGAATTGGACGAGGAGAATCGGGATAGCGAAGAACAGGATGAGAAGGGGACTGTGCATTATGCGTGTGGAAGAACCACAGAAAATGGAGACCGCCCATTTGATGTGGTTAAGAATTGTGTCAGGGAAGATGATGACAGTGATTACACCCTCAATGAGGATGGCGGCAGTGAGGAGGGTACCAATAAGGATGGCGGCAGTGGGGAAGGCCCCAATAAGGGCAACTGCAGTGAGGAGGGTACCCATAAGGATGGCGGCAGTGAGGAGGGTACCCGTAAGGATGACTGCAGTGAGGACAAAATTGCGAACGAGCGAAAAGACGGAAAAGAAGAGACACCTCTAGCAGAAACcgtgaatgaaaaaaaaagcaatgtCATAGAAGTACATCATTTTAGGGGAGAGCACCTTAATGAGCCGAAAAAGTTGACACTCGTTTTGAGCCAGAAGATGCTGGATGAACTGGAGAtgatttacgaaaaaataaaaaaagtgaagtgTGATGATGGAGACCAAATAAACTTCAGTGTTTGTAGAAGGATTAATAGGGAAGAATTTACGGCAGTATGGAGTTACCTAACGGGCATCATGGACGGGAGTTACAGGAAGAgcaggaaattaaaaattgttaaactTGTCAGATCTAATATGCTGCAGCAGGTTTTTTATGAGAAGG GAGAAAAGCCGAAAATGCTCACGCTCCATTTTCATGTGAACGCCCGCGAGGAAATGTCCGATGTCCAGGGAGG CCTTGTACGGTTAGAAACTTCGTTCATAACAAGTGAGGCcacgaaaagggaaatggACACTCTGATCAAGGGAAATTTCGACATCACATTGGATTCCTTATCTCTGTGTACTTCATCAgtttttaatatgtatagGAGTAGCAGCAATTTCAG TATGCTGTCTACGTTTCACGGCGAAATTATCCAGTTGCACGTTTCCTCGGCGAAGGCGTGCAAGGGGATCATAGAACTGCACGAGGATGCAAgt GGCTTCGAGAACACGGAAAAGAAGTTTTTGATAACCATCCGCGCCAACAGCCCAAATCTtcaagaattttttaatagttTTTGTgagctcattttttaa
- a CDS encoding hypothetical protein (putative) produces SNVDKKINHQNEKDTKLREIKHSDRGAQAKQQRHHSKEKKTHKDLEQLPRNEAPESDSNFYYDEKTFNVSHLNKERHSCKNGGDSSDEKQSIKGMVKGKRVSGRERGRESDKYEHERDTNGGIYKNEQKCKLKDVNASVDLDLDLDEQPYARDVKLPADLLNTNESKSSSKKYLTQKERDYLNVSNSLSIESLHENAREEMQNFEMGNEKCGIANTKGKDQVVSNYYDDAYDAKGSIQTSLKDIPEINTYHSLNNLLHKKKMYINGKPNENYATSEITTTDSEYSIDEKLSINMSYEDFKNKKQSEMLSVVQVSKSKEKLLKVVNSKHILNIRKLLRIMREFYIGFIGLQLIYFITYLLFGNNSVYLIQIVSISCTFFSLLDANYHGYLLNGFIDLFVAIFLNIAILEDISGF; encoded by the coding sequence AGTAAcgtggacaaaaaaataaaccaccaaaatgagaaggacacaaaattgagggaaataaaacataGCGATAGGGGTGCACAGGCGAAGCAGCAGCGCCACCACagtaaggagaaaaaaacgcacaaggACTTGGAACAGCTTCCAAGAAATGAAGCCCCAGAAAGTGACTCAAATTTTTACTACGATGAGAAAACGTTTAACGTTTCGCACCTGAACAAGGAACGTCACagttgcaaaaatggtgGTGATTCCTCCGATGAAAAGCAAAGCATAAAGGGAAtggtaaaaggaaaaagggtgAGCGGTAGAGAACGAGGCAGAGAATCAgataaatatgaacatgAAAGGGATACAAATGGAggtatatacaaaaatgaacaaaagtgCAAATTAAAAGATGTAAACGCAAGTGTAGATCTAGATTTAGATCTAGATGAACAGCCCTACGCGCGTGATGTAAAGCTGCCTGCAGACTTGCTCAACACCAACGAATCAAAATCGTCATCAAAGAAATACCTCACGCAGAAGGAACGTGATTATTTGAACGTATCCAACTCTTTGTCCATTGAAAGCTTACACGAAAATGCAAGAGAAGAAATGCAGAATTTCGAAatgggaaatgaaaaatgtgggATAGCCAACACAAAGGGAAAGGATCAAGTCGTAAGTAACTATTATGATGACGCGTATGACGCAAAGGGATCAATCCAGACATCACTTAAAGATATACCCGAAATTAATACGTACCATTCACTAAACAATCtgttacacaaaaaaaaaatgtatataaacgGGAAACCAAATGAGAATTACGCAACATCAGAAATAACCACAACAGATTCTGAATACTCGATAGATGAAAAACTGAGTATAAATATGTCATAtgaagattttaaaaataagaagcaAAGTGAAATGCTATCTGTTGTACAGGTCAGCAAAAGTAAAGAGAAGTTACTAAAAGTAGTAAATAgtaaacacattttaaatattagGAAGCTGCTAAGAATAATGCGAGAATTTTATATAGGATTTATTGGTTTacaattaatttattttataacttaTCTTCTCTTTGGTAACAATAGCGTCTACTTAATTCAAATTGTTTCCATATCTTGCACCTTCTTTTCGCTCTTGGATGCCAATTACCACGGCTACTTATTAAATGGCTTTATTGACCTCTttgttgcaatttttttaaatatagcTATTTTAGAAGACATTTCCGGTTTTTAA